The Agarilytica rhodophyticola genome has a window encoding:
- a CDS encoding acyl-CoA dehydrogenase C-terminal domain-containing protein, with product MSDYKVPLDDIRFNMKDVFEVDQLWKTLEGIAEIDIETADAILDEGVKLGEQVLAPLNREADEHGCRWDEGEVIAPPGFKEAYQTFSEGGWNGLSGEPAYDGMGMPKTLSCAVEEMIQGSNISFGLCPMLAAGAALAINAHASEELKQRYLPKMYSGEWAGAMDLTEPHCGSDLGLIRTKAIPQADGSYALTGTKIFITWGEHSMADNIIHLVLAKLPDAPAGSRGISLFLVPKFLPTESGLESARNNVTCGSIEKKMGIKASATCVMNFDGAKGWLVGDINKGLACMFTMMNYERLGVGIQGVGVAEASYQTALAYAKERIQGRSADGAKQPEKAADNLLVHPDVRRMLMTMKAFNEGSRAFYIYLAQWLDLAKYSPDEQIRAYADHMGALLTPVAKAFMTDMALQTAIHGQQVLGGHGYVREWGQEQHIRDIRITQIYEGTNGIQAMDLMARKTVSTKGEMLHLFIKDVKEFVNNAKEVAGSEYFLTELMSRVDDLVEVTDEVITQSAQDPFAPGSAAVEYLELFGYVAYGYMWARMAVAALKKGDDDNFAKAKLATAKFFYVKLLPQVAALKMKIKAGSESTMLLDEALF from the coding sequence ATGAGTGACTACAAAGTACCATTAGACGATATCCGTTTTAACATGAAGGACGTCTTTGAAGTTGACCAACTATGGAAGACTCTTGAGGGTATTGCTGAAATAGATATTGAGACCGCAGATGCAATCCTTGACGAAGGGGTAAAACTGGGTGAACAGGTACTTGCACCGCTTAATCGCGAAGCTGACGAACACGGGTGCCGATGGGACGAAGGTGAAGTCATTGCACCTCCTGGTTTTAAAGAAGCCTATCAGACCTTCAGCGAAGGTGGCTGGAATGGCTTATCTGGCGAACCTGCATATGATGGTATGGGAATGCCAAAAACCTTGTCTTGTGCTGTTGAAGAAATGATACAAGGTTCCAATATCTCATTTGGCCTTTGTCCCATGTTGGCTGCCGGTGCTGCTCTGGCTATCAATGCTCATGCCTCAGAAGAATTAAAGCAGCGCTACTTGCCTAAGATGTATAGTGGTGAGTGGGCAGGTGCTATGGATCTTACAGAGCCCCACTGCGGTTCTGATCTCGGTTTAATCCGCACCAAAGCTATTCCGCAAGCTGATGGTAGTTATGCCCTCACTGGAACAAAGATATTTATCACCTGGGGCGAGCACTCTATGGCTGATAATATTATTCATCTAGTGTTAGCTAAGTTACCAGATGCTCCGGCAGGTTCTAGAGGTATTTCGCTCTTCCTAGTGCCTAAATTTTTACCGACCGAGAGTGGGCTTGAAAGCGCAAGAAATAATGTGACATGCGGTTCCATCGAGAAAAAAATGGGAATCAAGGCCTCGGCTACATGTGTCATGAACTTTGACGGTGCTAAAGGCTGGCTTGTTGGCGATATCAACAAAGGTTTAGCCTGCATGTTCACTATGATGAACTATGAGCGTCTCGGTGTTGGTATACAGGGCGTGGGTGTCGCTGAAGCTTCTTATCAGACAGCTTTAGCCTATGCTAAAGAGCGCATACAAGGTCGCAGCGCTGACGGTGCCAAACAACCGGAAAAAGCAGCGGATAATTTGCTCGTTCATCCTGATGTGCGCCGTATGTTGATGACCATGAAAGCCTTTAATGAAGGTAGCCGTGCTTTTTACATCTATCTTGCTCAGTGGCTAGATTTAGCGAAATACTCGCCAGATGAACAAATTCGAGCTTATGCCGATCATATGGGCGCTTTATTGACTCCTGTTGCCAAAGCTTTCATGACGGATATGGCTTTGCAAACAGCCATTCACGGGCAACAGGTTCTGGGCGGTCATGGATATGTGCGCGAGTGGGGGCAGGAACAACATATCCGCGATATTCGTATTACTCAAATATATGAAGGCACTAATGGTATTCAAGCCATGGATTTAATGGCGCGCAAGACAGTAAGTACCAAGGGCGAGATGTTGCATCTATTTATTAAAGATGTGAAAGAATTCGTCAATAATGCAAAAGAAGTGGCTGGAAGTGAGTATTTCTTAACTGAGCTGATGAGCCGTGTCGATGATCTCGTGGAAGTGACAGATGAAGTGATTACTCAATCGGCACAAGATCCATTTGCGCCCGGTAGTGCGGCGGTAGAGTATTTGGAGTTATTTGGTTACGTTGCCTATGGCTATATGTGGGCCAGAATGGCGGTTGCGGCCCTTAAAAAAGGTGATGATGATAACTTCGCTAAGGCGAAATTAGCTACAGCAAAATTCTTTTACGTTAAGTTACTGCCTCAGGTAGCTGCATTGAAGATGAAAATTAAGGCCGGCTCTGAAAGTACCATGCTTCTGGATGAGGCGCTTTTTTAA
- the rdgC gene encoding recombination-associated protein RdgC, translating into MWFKNLRIYRLTEKLHYSPEELNDALEAFAFNPCGKLDPIKYGWAFPLGREGSQYVHAANGYMMICAKRQEKIIPSAVIKEALEEKIAEINTSESRHVSRSERENLKDEIIFSLLPKAFVKSSFDYAYIDTHDQLIVVNSSSAKRAEELLSALREAVGSLKVIPLTPLKAAPDVMTHWVRSGELPKDLELGEECELRSAKEDRVIRCKYQDLGADEIHKHIESGLHVAKLAIIWKEAIECMVDEELSLKRIKYDDAIHEKADDSNAETKAEQFDIDFSIMTLEVSAFIRDICKAFGGVEKDMSSF; encoded by the coding sequence ATGTGGTTTAAAAACCTTCGAATATACCGACTTACGGAAAAACTGCACTACTCTCCAGAAGAACTCAACGATGCTTTAGAGGCTTTTGCTTTTAACCCCTGCGGCAAACTCGACCCGATTAAATACGGTTGGGCCTTTCCATTAGGCAGAGAAGGTTCACAATATGTTCATGCTGCTAACGGCTACATGATGATTTGTGCAAAACGCCAGGAAAAAATCATCCCCAGTGCAGTGATAAAAGAAGCTCTAGAAGAAAAAATAGCGGAAATTAATACTTCAGAAAGTCGTCATGTCAGCCGCTCGGAGCGGGAAAATTTAAAAGATGAGATTATTTTCAGTCTATTGCCGAAAGCTTTTGTAAAATCATCATTCGACTATGCTTATATAGACACTCACGATCAACTGATTGTGGTTAATAGCAGTTCAGCAAAACGGGCAGAGGAACTACTGTCAGCGCTGAGAGAAGCTGTGGGCTCATTGAAAGTTATACCTTTAACGCCACTGAAAGCTGCGCCTGACGTTATGACCCACTGGGTTCGCAGTGGTGAATTGCCAAAAGATCTTGAGCTGGGTGAAGAGTGCGAGTTACGCTCAGCAAAAGAAGATAGAGTAATACGTTGTAAATACCAAGATCTCGGCGCTGATGAGATTCATAAACATATTGAATCCGGCCTACATGTTGCCAAACTAGCAATTATCTGGAAAGAGGCCATTGAGTGCATGGTTGACGAAGAGCTCTCATTAAAGCGAATTAAGTATGACGATGCTATTCATGAAAAAGCCGACGATAGCAATGCCGAGACAAAAGCCGAACAATTTGATATTGATTTTTCGATTATGACATTGGAAGTGTCGGCTTTTATCCGAGACATATGCAAGGCATTTGGCGGCGTTGAAAAAGATATGAGTAGTTTCTAG
- a CDS encoding VOC family protein produces MKNLLFIAVFSYLSLLVQHPALANDSGVGGINHTGLTVLDLNATENFFTSVLGFSVSGRDKSYPSSFLSNGEAFITLWQVSDPKKAIKFDRKNNVGLHHIAFTMESFEALDALHEKLKTVPGVKIEFAPETLGNGPTEHMMIREPSGNRLEFIHRSKTGRIKK; encoded by the coding sequence ATGAAAAACCTTCTTTTCATTGCTGTATTTTCATATTTATCTTTGTTGGTACAGCACCCGGCCCTGGCTAACGATAGTGGCGTTGGTGGTATTAACCATACCGGGCTAACCGTGCTTGACCTTAATGCTACTGAAAATTTTTTCACATCTGTTTTGGGCTTTTCGGTTTCTGGGCGCGATAAGAGCTATCCCTCTTCGTTTCTCTCTAATGGCGAAGCTTTTATTACTCTATGGCAAGTATCTGATCCTAAAAAAGCCATTAAATTTGACAGAAAAAACAATGTAGGCTTACACCATATTGCTTTCACTATGGAAAGTTTCGAGGCCTTGGATGCCCTTCATGAAAAACTAAAAACAGTACCTGGTGTGAAAATTGAGTTTGCCCCAGAGACCCTCGGTAACGGGCCGACGGAACACATGATGATTAGAGAGCCGAGTGGCAACCGACTTGAGTTTATTCACCGTTCAAAAACAGGTAGGATTAAGAAGTAA
- a CDS encoding nucleotide pyrophosphohydrolase, translated as MDNTIDKLQDKLIAFAQLRDWEKFQSPKNLSMALAVEASELMEHFQWLSEEESSNLNTTKKQDVAFELADVFMYTLLLARRMEIDIVQTAEKKIEINNQRYPADIVKGSAKKYNEYDR; from the coding sequence ATGGACAATACTATCGACAAATTACAAGACAAACTCATCGCTTTCGCACAACTAAGAGACTGGGAAAAATTTCAGTCGCCGAAGAATTTGTCTATGGCTCTGGCAGTAGAAGCTTCAGAATTGATGGAGCATTTTCAATGGCTATCAGAAGAAGAGTCTAGCAATTTAAATACTACAAAAAAACAAGACGTCGCTTTTGAACTGGCCGACGTATTCATGTACACATTGTTGCTCGCTCGTCGAATGGAGATTGATATTGTGCAAACTGCTGAGAAAAAAATAGAGATTAATAATCAACGTTATCCCGCAGATATCGTGAAGGGTAGCGCCAAGAAGTATAACGAGTACGACCGCTGA
- a CDS encoding DUF3094 family protein: protein MPDLYPEDQKKVDEYLASSVHQVKRSPFKVLTLLGVIFAVLAAITVVSYLLALSHGVV, encoded by the coding sequence ATGCCTGATTTGTACCCTGAAGATCAAAAAAAAGTCGATGAATATTTAGCCAGTAGTGTTCATCAAGTTAAAAGAAGCCCATTTAAGGTACTTACTCTCCTTGGGGTAATCTTTGCCGTACTCGCCGCAATTACAGTTGTAAGCTACCTCTTAGCCCTTTCTCATGGGGTTGTATAA
- a CDS encoding FKBP-type peptidyl-prolyl cis-trans isomerase, translating to MSDKYKTAGQRASYGIGRQMGSQLAAQSFDGVDPSAVAEGVIDALKGNASVLSEDEINTAFGEIEKQMQAKAQQQGEVLSKEGAAFLAENAKREEVTVLDSGLQYEVITAAEGDKPSLQSTVRTHYHGTLINGEVFDSSVQRGQPAEFPVNGVIAGWTEALQLMAVGSKWRLFVPSNLAYGERGAGGKIGPNATLVFEVELLAIV from the coding sequence ATGTCCGACAAATATAAAACAGCTGGTCAGCGTGCCAGTTATGGTATTGGCCGCCAAATGGGCTCACAACTCGCCGCTCAATCATTTGACGGTGTTGACCCAAGCGCTGTTGCAGAGGGCGTTATCGATGCGCTAAAGGGCAATGCAAGTGTCCTTAGCGAAGACGAAATAAATACCGCCTTTGGTGAAATTGAGAAGCAAATGCAAGCCAAAGCCCAACAACAAGGCGAAGTTTTATCAAAAGAAGGGGCAGCATTTCTAGCCGAAAACGCTAAGCGAGAGGAAGTGACGGTCCTCGATTCAGGCCTACAATATGAAGTTATTACAGCCGCTGAAGGTGACAAGCCTAGCTTACAGTCGACTGTGAGAACCCATTACCACGGCACCTTAATTAACGGTGAAGTCTTTGATAGCTCTGTTCAGCGTGGTCAGCCTGCGGAGTTTCCCGTAAATGGTGTTATTGCTGGCTGGACTGAGGCTTTGCAACTTATGGCAGTTGGTAGTAAGTGGCGATTATTTGTACCCTCAAACCTCGCCTATGGTGAGCGCGGTGCAGGCGGCAAGATTGGCCCTAATGCCACATTGGTTTTCGAAGTCGAGTTATTGGCTATCGTATAA
- a CDS encoding 16S rRNA (uracil(1498)-N(3))-methyltransferase — MRIPRIYTPQELHSNAEIALEAAASHHLIKVLRMAQGRPLVLFNGDGHQYDASIVRIEKKTAIIKTTSSLLQANDSPLTSELAIALSKGDRMDWVLQKATELGVSRIVPLFSERSEVKLSGERLQKKQTSWQQIIISACEQCQRNVLPQLASAQTLESYIEQCSSELKLVLHHRSDKTLSNYTSVKSVSLLIGPEGGLSDTEIAMAQEHGFSPLTLGKRVLRTETAPLAALSIMQYLWGDLESMG; from the coding sequence GTGAGAATACCTAGAATTTACACCCCGCAAGAATTGCACTCCAACGCAGAAATTGCGTTGGAGGCGGCTGCCTCCCATCACCTCATTAAAGTACTTCGAATGGCACAGGGGCGGCCATTGGTTTTGTTTAATGGTGACGGCCATCAATACGATGCCTCTATCGTTCGTATTGAAAAAAAAACCGCAATTATTAAGACCACAAGCAGCTTATTACAAGCAAACGATTCTCCCTTAACAAGTGAACTAGCTATCGCCTTATCGAAGGGCGATAGAATGGATTGGGTTTTGCAAAAAGCGACGGAGCTTGGCGTTAGCCGCATTGTTCCATTGTTTAGTGAGCGCAGCGAAGTAAAACTATCTGGCGAACGCTTACAGAAAAAGCAGACTAGCTGGCAGCAGATTATTATTAGCGCTTGCGAACAATGTCAACGCAACGTCTTACCGCAATTGGCAAGTGCGCAAACACTGGAGAGTTATATAGAGCAGTGCAGCAGCGAGTTAAAATTGGTTTTACATCATCGCAGCGACAAAACACTCTCCAATTACACCTCTGTAAAATCTGTCAGCTTACTTATTGGCCCTGAAGGCGGCTTATCTGATACTGAAATAGCCATGGCGCAAGAACACGGATTTTCGCCCCTAACATTGGGAAAACGTGTATTAAGAACAGAAACAGCCCCTCTGGCCGCGCTCTCGATTATGCAATATCTATGGGGTGACTTAGAATCTATGGGGTGA